CCGGTCTGCGTGGGCAGTCCCGGCGAACTTCTGTGCTTGGAAGTAGTGTTCTGAGGTCGGCCACCGGAGCCCGTCGGCGAGGAAGGCATGCGGGGAGAAGTTGGAGAAGCAACCGTGCGGGATCTCATCGGCTCCGTAGAAGTAGATCGTCACAGGGTCGCTCACCTCTCTTCCGTACGAATGGGGTGGCTCGACTTCCATCCCCGCCGAAGCGCTGCGCAAGCCGCACCGAGTACTGGGCAGGCTAACCGCCTGACCCATACTCTGCACTTGGTTTCAAGGCCGGTCCGGTACGCCTTCACCGGGTCATGGGGCGGTAGATCGGGGGCGACGGCGAGGGTCGGCCCGTTCACCCGGCGCAACGGCTGACATCGGACGTCGGTGCCCGTCTCGATCCCGACGTGGAGCGGCAGTCCGTGACGAGGGGTGGTGGGTGGTGAGCTGGTGGCTCTGGGCTCTCGTGGGCGTCGGACCCGCGGTCGTACTCCTTTACGCGTTGCCGCTGAGGATGCTCCTCAACGAGCTTCGGTCGCCCGACACCCGATCGATGGGGTTCGACCTAGGGCGCGACGCGCAGGGGAACCGACTCTTTCTCGACACAGCCAACAACTGGGCATCCATGGTCGAGATCTACGACCGGGAAATCGCGCGGGAAGTCGACTTCCTGGGTGCGAACAGGCTCTCGTTCAACCGCCCGCCGGGGGACAGAGACTGGGGCCGACACTGGCTGAACCGCATCAGATATCTCCAGAAACCGGGCACCGAGAACCCGGAGAAGCACATCTCCTACATCGTGCACACCCGGCGGCATGCGGGGCTGCCGGATCTGGAGGGCCATGAAGTCGCAAGGGGCACTGATTCCTCTGATTCCCCTGCCTCCGAAGGCCCTTGAGGCGGCCGCGGGCTGTCGTTCGCGTTGCCTCGTGGTGGCGGGTCGTCGGCGTGAAGGATCACATGCTGCTGGAATTGCTCCATGGATTCGGCCTGGCCCCGCCCAACGGGGCCGGGGTGTTGAAGTGCGGGCCTTCGAGACGGCGGGCATCTTTGATCTCGCTGATCCTGGCAGCCGTCATCGGGGTCCACTCCCTCCTCTGTCCAGCGGCACGGAGGGCTTCTCCAACCTCGCTGAGCTTCACGGAGGACAACACGCCCGCCCGCTCGATCAGGTCGTCCCGGGCCACGGTGGTCAGCCATGTGCACGGAGTAAAGCCTGGACGCGGGAACGCGAACCGCAGCACGCCTTCGAAGGGCAGTCCTTCCGGGGCTCCTACGGCCACTTCAACGCCCAGGCCGCTGATGTCGACGCCCGCTGGCGCAACGACCTGCATCGCCTGAAACCCGGATGACTCCTCGTCCGAGAGCA
The sequence above is a segment of the Streptomyces sp. NBC_01255 genome. Coding sequences within it:
- a CDS encoding type II toxin-antitoxin system PemK/MazF family toxin, with the translated sequence MQRGEVWWVDFDERRPVVLLSDEESSGFQAMQVVAPAGVDISGLGVEVAVGAPEGLPFEGVLRFAFPRPGFTPCTWLTTVARDDLIERAGVLSSVKLSEVGEALRAAGQRREWTPMTAARISEIKDARRLEGPHFNTPAPLGGARPNPWSNSSSM